One stretch of Methylopila sp. 73B DNA includes these proteins:
- the hisE gene encoding phosphoribosyl-ATP diphosphatase, producing MPDSIARLHAAVCAVRDGRNVGSRTGKLYREGVPKMAKKVVEESAEVAIEAAAGQREAVVRESADLLYNLVVLWTAVGVDPEDVYAEMDRRERLYGIAQKLPKDALRARPKRAVRG from the coding sequence ATGCCTGATTCGATCGCCCGCCTGCACGCCGCAGTCTGCGCCGTCCGCGACGGCCGCAACGTCGGATCGCGCACAGGCAAGCTCTACCGCGAGGGCGTCCCGAAGATGGCGAAGAAGGTCGTCGAGGAGTCGGCCGAGGTCGCGATCGAGGCCGCCGCCGGGCAGCGCGAGGCCGTGGTGCGCGAAAGCGCCGACCTGCTCTACAACCTCGTGGTGCTCTGGACGGCGGTCGGCGTCGACCCCGAGGACGTCTACGCCGAGATGGACCGCCGGGAACGGCTCTACGGCATCGCCCAGAAGCTGCCGAAGGACGCGCTCCGCGCCCGCCCGAAACGCGCCGTCCGCGGCTGA
- the exbB gene encoding tonB-system energizer ExbB, protein MRGLTALAAAIALTVALAPAAAFAQQPQPAAPAATQTLPPADEVQAVDPGQPTPAPRPAAPDAPATEAAAPGPGVPPGTPAVNPSTIPHDLSPVGMFLAADWVVKGVMIGLAFASVVTWTVWLAKSIEVFAADRRVKSGLKALANAPSLEDARRALDDRRGSVASFVAAADAELAHSADALTPDGVKERVASHLSRLEAQAGRRLAIGTGVLATIGSTAPFVGLFGTVWGIMNSFIGISNAQTTNLAVVAPGIAEALLATAIGLVAAIPAVMIYNVFARAISAHRALLADASAAVMRLLSRDLDRAAIHSRLRAAAE, encoded by the coding sequence GTGAGGGGCCTGACCGCGCTCGCTGCGGCGATCGCCCTGACGGTCGCGCTCGCCCCGGCCGCGGCCTTCGCGCAGCAGCCGCAGCCGGCCGCGCCGGCCGCGACCCAAACGCTGCCGCCCGCCGACGAGGTTCAGGCGGTCGATCCCGGTCAGCCGACGCCCGCGCCGCGCCCCGCCGCGCCCGACGCCCCCGCGACGGAGGCCGCGGCCCCGGGGCCGGGCGTTCCCCCCGGCACGCCGGCGGTGAACCCCTCGACCATCCCGCACGATCTGTCGCCGGTCGGCATGTTCCTCGCCGCCGACTGGGTGGTGAAGGGCGTGATGATCGGCCTCGCCTTCGCCTCGGTGGTGACCTGGACGGTGTGGCTCGCGAAGTCGATCGAGGTCTTCGCCGCCGACCGCCGCGTGAAGAGCGGCCTCAAGGCGCTGGCGAACGCCCCCTCGCTGGAGGACGCGCGCCGCGCGCTCGACGACCGGCGGGGCTCGGTCGCCTCGTTCGTGGCGGCGGCCGACGCCGAGCTCGCCCACTCCGCCGACGCCCTCACGCCGGACGGCGTCAAGGAGCGCGTCGCGTCGCATCTCTCGCGGCTCGAGGCCCAAGCCGGCCGCAGACTGGCGATCGGCACCGGCGTGCTCGCGACCATCGGCTCCACGGCGCCCTTCGTCGGCCTGTTCGGCACGGTCTGGGGCATCATGAACTCGTTCATCGGCATCTCGAACGCGCAGACCACGAACCTCGCGGTCGTCGCGCCCGGCATCGCCGAGGCGCTGCTTGCGACTGCGATCGGCCTCGTGGCCGCGATCCCCGCCGTGATGATCTACAACGTCTTCGCCCGCGCGATCTCCGCCCACCGCGCGCTGCTGGCCGACGCCTCCGCGGCCGTGATGCGGCTCTTGAGCCGCGACCTCGACCGCGCGGCGATCCACTCCCGCCTGCGGGCGGCGGCGGAGTAA
- a CDS encoding flagellar biosynthetic protein FliO, translating to MFDQLFGFDVPTPIKFVLFFAGFILLLLIVTWLIRRLGGKRLSGMSASGRSRQPRLGVLDVLAVDGRRRLVIVRRDNVEHLVLIGGPNDVVVESGILRSPGGPNAQREPSFDAPPTRTTPPQPTPAQGQPVPPRPAPVVAAERPQTQPVRGPEPTRAEPPRVEAPAIQPVRDAAPAVRPTPAPIPVVQPVARPADAPKGEAPKSEPVAPAKPGVAEPPRPQPVPTPVAVRPTTPQPAAPQPASAAPTGPQPVVPGPVRPAPQPIVTGPAPREARSSELADRLAAALKRPVTPVAAPASAPAPASAPTPAPAPAAPAAPPAEPNGAEELSGREARIAAKLAARASKEEPSGGDAPEPKIDQPRTGAAPEVTLAPATKPAPGVAVEAPKPAPAKPFPGAMGQAPTLSVKPEARPAPAAPKPAKDEDPLAALEAEMASLLGRDLGAKPKS from the coding sequence GTGTTCGATCAGCTTTTCGGCTTCGACGTTCCGACGCCCATCAAATTTGTCCTGTTCTTCGCGGGCTTCATCCTGCTCCTCCTGATTGTGACCTGGCTGATCCGCCGTCTCGGCGGCAAGCGGCTCAGCGGCATGTCGGCGAGCGGCCGGTCGCGCCAGCCGCGCCTCGGAGTCCTGGACGTACTGGCGGTCGACGGCCGCCGCCGCCTGGTGATCGTGCGCCGCGACAACGTCGAGCATCTCGTCCTCATCGGCGGTCCGAACGACGTGGTGGTCGAGAGCGGCATCTTGCGCTCGCCGGGCGGCCCCAACGCCCAGCGCGAGCCGTCGTTCGACGCGCCCCCGACCCGGACGACCCCGCCCCAGCCGACGCCCGCCCAAGGCCAGCCGGTTCCCCCCCGCCCCGCCCCGGTCGTGGCCGCGGAGCGCCCGCAGACCCAGCCCGTGCGCGGTCCCGAGCCCACGCGCGCCGAGCCGCCCCGCGTCGAGGCGCCTGCGATCCAGCCCGTTCGCGACGCCGCCCCCGCCGTGCGGCCGACGCCCGCCCCCATCCCCGTCGTGCAGCCGGTCGCGCGTCCGGCCGATGCGCCGAAGGGCGAGGCTCCGAAGTCCGAGCCAGTCGCGCCCGCAAAGCCCGGCGTGGCTGAGCCGCCCCGGCCGCAGCCGGTTCCGACGCCCGTGGCCGTCAGGCCCACGACGCCCCAGCCCGCCGCGCCCCAGCCCGCCTCGGCGGCGCCCACGGGTCCCCAGCCTGTGGTCCCCGGCCCGGTTCGCCCGGCGCCGCAGCCGATCGTGACCGGACCCGCGCCGCGCGAAGCCCGCTCCAGCGAGCTCGCGGACCGGCTCGCCGCGGCGCTGAAGCGCCCCGTCACCCCGGTCGCCGCGCCTGCCTCGGCTCCGGCGCCGGCCTCCGCTCCTACGCCTGCTCCCGCCCCCGCGGCTCCTGCCGCCCCGCCGGCGGAGCCGAACGGCGCCGAGGAGCTTTCGGGCCGTGAGGCCCGGATCGCCGCCAAGCTTGCGGCCCGCGCGTCCAAGGAAGAGCCCTCGGGCGGCGACGCGCCGGAACCGAAGATCGACCAGCCCCGCACCGGCGCCGCGCCGGAGGTGACGCTGGCGCCTGCGACGAAGCCCGCGCCGGGCGTCGCGGTCGAGGCTCCGAAGCCCGCGCCGGCGAAGCCGTTCCCGGGCGCCATGGGTCAGGCCCCGACGCTGAGCGTGAAGCCGGAGGCCCGCCCCGCCCCGGCGGCGCCGAAGCCCGCCAAGGACGAAGATCCGCTTGCGGCGCTCGAGGCGGAGATGGCGAGCCTGCTCGGCCGCGACCTCGGCGCGAAACCCAAGTCCTGA
- the atpD gene encoding F0F1 ATP synthase subunit beta, translating to MTAQVGRITQVIGAVVDVKFDGHLPEILNALETNNNGARLVLEVAQHLGESTVRTIAMDSTEGLVRGQDVSDTGSPIAVPVGAGTLGRILNVIGEPIDEAGPVDAEGTRPIHAPAPSYAEQATETEVLVTGIKVVDLLAPYAKGGKVGLFGGAGVGKTVLIQELINNVAKAHGGYSVFAGVGERTREGNDLYHEFIESGVNKQGGGEGSKCALVFGQMNEPPGARARVALSGLTIAEHFRDQGQDVLFFVDNIFRFTQAGSEVSALLGRIPSAVGYQPTLATDMGALQERITTTTKGSITSVQAIYVPADDLTDPAPAASFAHLDATTVLNRSIAEKGIYPAVDPLDSTSRILSAQVIGEEHYNTARRVQETLQRYKSLQDIIAILGMDELSEEDKLTVSRARKIERFLSQPFHVAEVFTGFPGKFVDLKDTIKGFKELVEGKHDNLPEAAFYMVGTIEEAIEKAKKLAEGA from the coding sequence ATGACCGCACAAGTCGGCCGCATCACCCAGGTCATCGGCGCCGTCGTCGACGTCAAGTTCGACGGGCACCTGCCGGAGATCCTGAACGCTCTCGAGACGAACAACAACGGCGCCCGCCTGGTGCTCGAGGTCGCTCAGCACCTCGGCGAGTCCACGGTCCGCACGATCGCGATGGACTCGACCGAAGGTCTGGTCCGCGGCCAGGACGTGTCCGACACCGGATCGCCGATCGCGGTGCCGGTCGGCGCCGGCACGCTCGGCCGCATCCTGAACGTCATCGGCGAGCCGATCGACGAGGCGGGCCCGGTCGACGCCGAAGGCACCCGTCCGATCCACGCCCCGGCCCCGTCCTACGCCGAGCAGGCGACGGAGACGGAAGTGCTGGTCACCGGCATCAAGGTCGTCGACCTGCTCGCGCCTTACGCCAAGGGCGGCAAGGTCGGCCTGTTCGGCGGCGCGGGCGTCGGCAAGACCGTGCTGATCCAGGAGCTCATCAACAACGTCGCGAAGGCGCACGGCGGCTACTCGGTGTTCGCCGGCGTCGGCGAGCGCACCCGCGAGGGCAACGACCTCTACCACGAGTTCATCGAGTCCGGCGTGAACAAGCAGGGCGGCGGCGAAGGCTCCAAGTGCGCCCTCGTGTTCGGCCAGATGAACGAGCCGCCTGGCGCCCGCGCCCGCGTCGCGCTCTCGGGCCTGACCATCGCCGAGCATTTCCGCGACCAGGGCCAGGACGTGCTGTTCTTCGTCGACAACATCTTCCGCTTCACGCAGGCGGGCTCGGAAGTGTCGGCGCTGCTCGGCCGTATCCCCTCGGCGGTGGGCTATCAGCCGACGCTCGCGACCGACATGGGCGCGCTGCAGGAGCGCATCACCACCACGACCAAGGGGTCGATCACCTCGGTGCAGGCGATTTACGTGCCCGCCGACGACCTGACCGACCCGGCGCCCGCCGCCTCCTTCGCCCATCTCGACGCGACGACGGTTCTGAACCGTTCGATCGCTGAAAAGGGCATCTACCCGGCGGTCGACCCGCTCGACTCGACCTCGCGCATTCTCTCTGCGCAGGTCATCGGCGAGGAGCACTACAACACCGCCCGCCGCGTCCAGGAGACGCTGCAGCGCTACAAGTCGCTCCAGGACATCATCGCGATCCTGGGCATGGACGAGCTCTCGGAAGAGGACAAGCTGACGGTCTCGCGCGCCCGGAAGATCGAACGCTTCCTGTCCCAGCCGTTCCACGTCGCCGAGGTGTTCACCGGCTTCCCCGGCAAGTTCGTGGACCTGAAGGACACCATCAAGGGCTTCAAGGAGCTCGTCGAGGGCAAGCACGACAACCTCCCGGAGGCCGCCTTCTACATGGTCGGCACCATCGAGGAGGCGATCGAGAAGGCCAAGAAGCTGGCCGAAGGCGCGTAA
- a CDS encoding F0F1 ATP synthase subunit gamma, protein MASLKDLRNRIASVKATQKITKAMQMVAAAKLRRAQLAAEAARPYAERMERVLANLGANLKNSPDAPLLLTGSGSDKRHLLIVATAERGLCGGFNGSIVRLARLHAERLIAEGKEVQFLCVGKKGAELLRRNYGGLIREKIEFPANQTPSFASAEGVATKVLELYKAGEFDVATLFFSRFRSVISQTPTAQQIVPAEVPEPVEGADAPDGALYEYEPSEEEILDELLPTNVAIQIFKGLLENAASEQGARMSAMDNATRNAGEMIKKLTLTYNRTRQAQITKELIEIISGAEAL, encoded by the coding sequence ATGGCGAGCCTCAAGGATCTAAGAAACCGCATCGCCTCCGTTAAGGCGACGCAGAAGATCACCAAGGCCATGCAGATGGTCGCGGCGGCGAAGCTCCGTCGCGCGCAGCTGGCGGCCGAGGCGGCGCGCCCCTACGCGGAGCGCATGGAGCGCGTGCTCGCCAATCTCGGCGCGAACCTGAAGAATTCGCCGGACGCCCCGCTGCTGCTCACCGGCTCCGGCTCCGACAAGCGTCACCTTCTGATCGTGGCGACCGCCGAGCGCGGCCTCTGCGGCGGCTTCAACGGCTCGATCGTGCGCCTCGCGCGCCTTCACGCCGAGAGGCTGATCGCCGAGGGCAAGGAGGTCCAGTTCCTCTGCGTCGGCAAGAAGGGCGCGGAGCTGCTGCGCCGGAACTACGGCGGCCTGATCCGCGAGAAGATCGAGTTCCCGGCCAACCAGACGCCGTCCTTCGCCTCGGCGGAAGGCGTCGCCACGAAGGTGCTCGAGCTTTACAAGGCCGGCGAGTTCGACGTCGCCACCCTGTTCTTCTCGCGCTTCCGGTCGGTGATCTCCCAGACTCCGACCGCCCAGCAGATTGTGCCGGCCGAAGTGCCGGAGCCGGTCGAAGGCGCGGACGCGCCCGACGGCGCGCTCTACGAGTACGAGCCGTCCGAGGAGGAAATCCTCGACGAACTCCTGCCGACGAACGTGGCGATCCAGATCTTCAAGGGGCTTCTCGAGAACGCCGCCTCGGAGCAGGGCGCGCGCATGTCCGCGATGGACAACGCGACCCGCAACGCCGGCGAGATGATCAAGAAGCTGACGCTGACCTACAACCGGACCCGCCAGGCGCAGATCACCAAGGAGCTGATCGAGATCATCTCCGGCGCCGAAGCGCTTTGA
- a CDS encoding hemolysin family protein gives MPILEIVVLVGLVLLNGFFAMSELAVVSARRPRLKMMADQGSAGAARALILSEDPGSFLSSVQIGITLIAILTGVVGEAALADPLAIFLEASTPLDTYARPISTGLVVFGIGYCSLIFGELVPKRIALADPESIAAICSGPLRILALVGKPFVLALGASSSLVLRLLGVKEQDGSNVTEEEVRSVIAEGVAAGSIEPVEKRMIEGVLGLADRPVRSIMTPRRDVFWVDLTDDLETIKTELSESPFSRLVVGKDGSIDDPVGILHKKDVLSKLLAGGAFEVASEVRNPLYVPEGASALSLLELFKTQPSSTAFVVDEFGGFEGIVTSHDVLGAIAGALPEEHETADDKDIRRREDGTYMVDGRASLDSVTDTFAFNIPADSQGEFHTAAGLVIAELGRIPVEGDTIDIGGWTIEVIDMDGPRVDKLMFRTRQSEAGTTPAGAGI, from the coding sequence ATGCCAATCCTCGAAATCGTCGTTCTCGTGGGCCTCGTCCTCCTGAACGGCTTCTTCGCCATGTCGGAGCTCGCGGTCGTGTCCGCCCGGCGTCCCCGTCTCAAGATGATGGCCGACCAGGGAAGCGCCGGGGCGGCGCGCGCGCTGATCCTCTCGGAGGATCCCGGCAGCTTCCTCTCCTCCGTCCAGATCGGCATCACGCTGATCGCGATCCTCACCGGCGTGGTCGGCGAAGCCGCGCTCGCCGATCCGCTCGCGATCTTCCTGGAGGCCTCGACGCCGCTCGACACCTACGCCCGGCCGATCTCGACCGGCCTCGTGGTGTTCGGCATCGGCTACTGCTCGCTGATCTTCGGCGAGCTGGTGCCGAAGCGCATCGCGCTCGCCGACCCGGAATCCATCGCGGCGATCTGCTCGGGGCCGCTGCGGATCCTCGCGCTCGTCGGCAAGCCCTTCGTGCTGGCGCTGGGCGCGAGCTCGAGCCTCGTGCTCAGGCTTCTCGGCGTCAAGGAGCAGGACGGCAGCAACGTCACCGAGGAGGAGGTCCGCAGCGTGATCGCCGAGGGCGTCGCCGCGGGCTCGATCGAGCCGGTGGAGAAGCGCATGATCGAGGGCGTGCTCGGGCTCGCCGACCGCCCCGTGCGCTCCATCATGACGCCGCGCCGCGACGTCTTCTGGGTCGACCTGACGGACGACCTCGAGACCATCAAGACCGAGCTGTCGGAAAGCCCGTTCTCGCGGCTCGTCGTCGGCAAGGACGGCTCGATCGACGACCCCGTCGGCATCCTGCACAAGAAGGACGTGCTGTCGAAGCTGCTCGCGGGCGGCGCGTTCGAGGTCGCCTCCGAGGTGCGCAATCCGCTCTACGTGCCGGAGGGCGCCTCCGCGCTCAGCCTGCTCGAGCTGTTCAAGACGCAGCCCTCCTCCACCGCCTTCGTGGTGGACGAGTTCGGCGGCTTCGAGGGCATCGTCACCTCGCACGACGTGCTGGGCGCGATCGCAGGCGCGCTGCCCGAGGAGCACGAGACCGCCGACGACAAGGACATCCGCCGCCGCGAGGACGGCACCTACATGGTGGACGGCCGCGCCTCGCTCGATTCGGTGACGGACACCTTCGCCTTCAACATCCCCGCCGACAGCCAAGGCGAGTTCCACACCGCGGCGGGCCTCGTGATCGCCGAGCTGGGCCGCATCCCGGTCGAGGGCGACACCATCGACATCGGCGGCTGGACGATCGAAGTGATCGACATGGACGGCCCCCGCGTGGACAAGCTGATGTTCCGCACGCGCCAAAGCGAAGCCGGGACCACGCCCGCCGGCGCCGGGATCTGA
- a CDS encoding F0F1 ATP synthase subunit epsilon codes for MDSFPFELVSPEKLLVSEEVQHVVVPGSEGEFGVMAHHAPFMTTLKPGVVKVYKTEGGEPEKLFVRGGFADVNAKGLTILADEATPLAEMGVDRIDELIADAEEDLADASTDDDKLKAELRLVRLRETKAVYF; via the coding sequence ATGGACAGCTTCCCCTTCGAGCTCGTGTCGCCTGAGAAGCTGCTGGTCTCGGAAGAGGTCCAGCATGTGGTCGTGCCGGGCTCCGAGGGCGAGTTCGGCGTGATGGCGCACCACGCGCCGTTCATGACCACGCTGAAGCCGGGCGTCGTGAAGGTCTACAAGACCGAGGGCGGCGAGCCGGAGAAGCTGTTCGTCAGGGGCGGCTTCGCCGACGTCAACGCCAAGGGCCTGACCATTCTCGCGGACGAGGCCACGCCGCTGGCCGAGATGGGCGTCGATCGCATCGACGAATTGATCGCCGACGCCGAGGAAGATCTCGCGGACGCCTCCACCGACGACGACAAGCTGAAGGCGGAGCTGCGGCTCGTGCGCCTGAGGGAGACCAAGGCGGTCTACTTCTGA
- the fliP gene encoding flagellar type III secretion system pore protein FliP (The bacterial flagellar biogenesis protein FliP forms a type III secretion system (T3SS)-type pore required for flagellar assembly.), whose product MAAALTALAAGPAAAQAITLDLGQGGGVSERALQLVALITVLSLAPSILVMVTCFTRIVVVLSLLRTAIGTQTAPPNTVVTALALFLTAFVMAPTFQTAYDQAVVPRLADQIDDATAFQRGVAPFRTFMLAHVREKDLRLFQDLSREPAPEGPEAVSLRVLVPSFMISELRRAFEIGFLLFVPFLVIDLVVASVLMSMGMMMLPPAIVSLPFKLIFFVLVDGWSLVAGSLVQSYGG is encoded by the coding sequence ATCGCTGCGGCGCTGACGGCGCTCGCCGCGGGGCCCGCGGCGGCGCAGGCGATCACGCTCGATCTCGGCCAGGGCGGCGGCGTCAGCGAACGCGCGCTTCAGCTCGTCGCCCTCATCACGGTCCTCAGCCTCGCGCCGTCGATCCTGGTGATGGTGACCTGCTTCACCCGGATCGTCGTGGTGCTGTCGCTGCTGCGCACGGCGATCGGCACGCAGACCGCCCCGCCCAACACGGTGGTGACGGCGCTCGCCCTGTTCCTCACCGCCTTCGTCATGGCCCCGACGTTCCAGACGGCCTACGATCAGGCGGTCGTTCCCCGCCTCGCCGACCAGATCGACGACGCCACAGCCTTCCAGCGCGGCGTCGCGCCGTTCCGGACCTTCATGCTGGCTCACGTGCGCGAGAAGGACCTGCGGCTGTTCCAGGACCTCTCGCGGGAGCCTGCGCCGGAGGGGCCGGAGGCGGTCTCCCTGCGGGTGCTGGTCCCGTCCTTCATGATCTCGGAGCTGCGGCGCGCCTTCGAGATCGGCTTCCTGCTGTTCGTTCCCTTCCTGGTGATCGACCTCGTGGTCGCCTCGGTGCTCATGTCCATGGGCATGATGATGCTGCCGCCGGCGATCGTCTCGCTGCCCTTCAAGCTGATCTTCTTCGTGCTGGTCGACGGCTGGAGCCTCGTCGCGGGCAGCTTGGTGCAGAGCTACGGCGGCTAG
- a CDS encoding energy transducer TonB: MAGAEALTLTAAQDRPGVARWAFAGVAVLALHAGAGLLLRSAPQTSGLETQPAIEMDLVPPPSGATAPEVAAAANEVQGQETATDAMEPEALEELTAEEVVPPDPDAVTAEETPPEPLEPLDEPVELAETRPDVTPTVALPPEETVTAREERPEPKPEPKPKVARRPVPKPEPREAPVRERARPAPTRQTAGGAGGASNSAGAAASAASTDYTRRIQALVAAAKRYPPSLLSQRVRGRGVVAFTISRSGSVGSVRIVSSAGHPLLDAELQAMVRRANFPPMPADMPGASKAFTIPVSFSVR, encoded by the coding sequence ATGGCGGGCGCTGAGGCGCTGACGCTTACGGCCGCGCAGGACCGGCCGGGCGTCGCACGCTGGGCGTTCGCGGGCGTCGCCGTGCTCGCTCTGCACGCCGGGGCGGGGTTGCTGCTGCGCTCGGCCCCGCAGACGTCCGGGCTCGAGACCCAGCCGGCGATCGAGATGGACCTCGTGCCGCCGCCCTCCGGCGCGACCGCTCCGGAGGTCGCGGCGGCCGCCAACGAGGTCCAGGGTCAGGAGACCGCGACCGACGCCATGGAGCCGGAGGCGCTCGAGGAGCTGACCGCCGAAGAGGTCGTCCCGCCGGATCCGGACGCCGTGACGGCGGAAGAAACGCCGCCCGAGCCCCTTGAGCCGCTCGACGAACCCGTCGAGCTGGCGGAGACGCGGCCCGATGTGACGCCCACGGTCGCCCTTCCGCCGGAGGAGACCGTGACGGCGCGCGAGGAGCGGCCGGAACCGAAGCCCGAACCGAAGCCGAAGGTCGCCCGCAGGCCGGTCCCGAAGCCTGAGCCGCGCGAGGCGCCGGTGCGCGAACGCGCCCGGCCGGCGCCCACCCGCCAGACGGCGGGCGGCGCCGGAGGGGCCTCGAACTCGGCCGGCGCGGCGGCGAGCGCGGCGTCCACGGACTACACGCGCCGGATTCAGGCCCTCGTCGCTGCGGCGAAGCGCTATCCGCCCTCGCTGCTGAGCCAGCGCGTGCGAGGCCGCGGCGTGGTGGCCTTCACCATCAGTCGCAGCGGCTCCGTAGGGAGCGTCAGGATCGTCTCCAGCGCCGGGCACCCGCTGCTGGACGCCGAGCTTCAGGCCATGGTGCGGCGCGCGAACTTCCCGCCGATGCCGGCCGACATGCCCGGCGCGTCGAAGGCCTTTACGATCCCGGTCTCGTTCTCGGTCCGCTGA
- a CDS encoding aminotransferase class V-fold PLP-dependent enzyme yields MFDRPSPFRPDPRALSEAFDGVAADVLARAAGRAAEPVASAGSPEALARLVAGGVPAAGRPLGEVADELRDVVLAARARTDHPRFFAFVPSPVSPIAWLADALTSLHNPHLGARRQAEGPAAVERALIRWLAQALGLPEGAGGLFVSGGSMANLAAAVAARDAKLAPAARGDGVAYVSAETHVSVARALRIVGLLDRQIRVTPVDAALRMDAHALAAQIAVDRAAGLTPFLLIATAGSTNVGAIDPLPELAEIAARENLWLHVDGAYGASIALSPAKRGLLAGIERADSVAWDAHKWLFQTYGTGMLLARDPARLAASFGVEAAYLDDAGSEGPDFWDLGPELTRPARALKLWLTLQVMGLDAVGAAIEHAFRLAEAAERTVRATPGWEIATPAQLGVVTFRYAPEALSREVAEAAMRRAAARLLVEGFAAVGATRVNGRPALRICALHPEATEADMAETIRRLDAHAREMSGL; encoded by the coding sequence ATGTTCGACCGCCCCTCTCCGTTCCGTCCCGACCCCCGGGCGCTGTCGGAGGCCTTCGACGGCGTCGCCGCCGACGTTCTCGCCCGCGCGGCGGGCCGCGCGGCGGAGCCCGTCGCGAGCGCCGGCTCGCCGGAGGCGCTGGCGCGGCTCGTCGCAGGCGGCGTCCCCGCCGCCGGCCGCCCGCTCGGCGAGGTCGCCGACGAGCTGCGCGACGTCGTGCTCGCGGCCCGCGCCCGCACCGACCACCCCCGCTTCTTCGCCTTCGTTCCGAGCCCGGTGTCGCCCATCGCCTGGCTCGCCGACGCGCTGACCTCGCTGCACAACCCGCATCTCGGCGCGCGCCGCCAGGCGGAGGGGCCCGCCGCGGTCGAACGCGCGCTGATCCGGTGGCTCGCCCAGGCGCTGGGCCTCCCCGAAGGCGCCGGCGGGCTGTTCGTCTCCGGCGGCTCCATGGCGAACCTCGCCGCCGCCGTCGCGGCCCGCGACGCCAAGCTCGCGCCCGCGGCGCGCGGCGACGGCGTGGCCTATGTCTCCGCGGAAACCCACGTTTCGGTCGCGCGCGCGCTTCGGATCGTGGGCCTGCTCGACCGCCAGATCCGCGTGACGCCGGTCGACGCGGCGCTCCGGATGGACGCGCATGCGCTCGCGGCCCAGATCGCCGTCGATCGCGCGGCGGGCCTCACGCCCTTCCTGCTGATCGCGACCGCGGGCTCCACCAACGTCGGGGCGATCGATCCCCTGCCCGAGCTCGCCGAGATCGCCGCGCGCGAGAACCTCTGGCTCCATGTCGACGGCGCCTACGGCGCCTCGATCGCGCTCAGCCCCGCGAAGCGCGGGTTGCTGGCTGGGATCGAGCGCGCGGACAGCGTCGCCTGGGACGCGCACAAGTGGCTGTTCCAGACCTACGGGACGGGCATGCTGCTGGCGCGCGATCCGGCGCGGCTCGCCGCGAGCTTCGGCGTCGAGGCGGCCTATCTCGACGACGCCGGATCGGAAGGACCCGACTTCTGGGACCTCGGGCCGGAGCTCACGCGTCCCGCGCGGGCGCTGAAGCTCTGGCTGACGCTGCAGGTCATGGGGCTCGACGCGGTCGGCGCCGCGATCGAGCACGCATTCCGGCTGGCCGAGGCCGCCGAGCGGACGGTGCGCGCCACGCCCGGCTGGGAGATCGCGACCCCGGCGCAGCTCGGCGTCGTCACCTTCCGCTACGCGCCCGAGGCGCTGTCACGAGAGGTCGCCGAAGCCGCCATGAGGCGAGCCGCCGCCCGTCTGCTCGTCGAGGGCTTCGCCGCGGTAGGCGCCACGCGCGTGAACGGACGGCCCGCGCTCCGGATCTGCGCGCTTCACCCCGAGGCGACGGAGGCCGATATGGCCGAGACGATCCGGCGGCTCGACGCCCACGCGCGGGAGATGTCGGGGCTGTGA
- the exbD gene encoding TonB system transport protein ExbD produces the protein MAAKLDHGSSGDDLAENSEINVTPFIDVMLVLLIIFMVAAPLATVDVGVDLPASTAKPQPRPDKPVYLTVKSDLSLAIGNETVPPGGLGPALAQATNGDHEQRVFLRADKTVPYGELTTVMNDMRKAGYLKIALVALESVGGDGGR, from the coding sequence ATGGCCGCGAAGCTCGACCACGGCTCCTCCGGCGACGACCTCGCCGAGAACAGCGAGATCAACGTCACGCCGTTCATCGACGTGATGCTGGTGCTGCTGATCATCTTCATGGTGGCGGCGCCGCTCGCGACCGTCGACGTCGGCGTCGACCTTCCCGCCTCGACGGCCAAGCCGCAGCCCCGCCCGGACAAGCCGGTCTACCTCACCGTGAAATCGGACCTCTCGCTCGCGATCGGCAACGAGACCGTGCCGCCCGGCGGCCTCGGCCCCGCCCTGGCGCAGGCCACCAACGGCGACCACGAGCAGCGCGTGTTCCTGCGCGCCGACAAGACCGTGCCCTACGGCGAACTGACCACCGTGATGAACGACATGCGCAAGGCGGGCTATCTGAAGATCGCCCTGGTCGCGCTGGAAAGCGTCGGGGGCGATGGCGGGCGCTGA